The following are encoded in a window of Rosa chinensis cultivar Old Blush chromosome 4, RchiOBHm-V2, whole genome shotgun sequence genomic DNA:
- the LOC112196499 gene encoding photosynthetic NDH subunit of lumenal location 2, chloroplastic: MSSFTNTTTTTNLLHARITTPRNSRCRNSVIRASFPREEDAASRRKVVTTFLATTLGIGVAQHGIATPLGLAQNWGTRSFIRERFFEPGLSPEDAVLRIRQTAEGLHSIRDMLEAMAWRYLIFYIRLKSAYLSQDLKNAMTLVPEVNRKDYAKTANELVDNMAELDYYIRTPKVYESYLFYEKTLKSIDDLVLLLA; this comes from the exons ATGAGCAGCTTCActaacaccaccaccaccaccaacctcCTCCATGCCCGCATTACCACGCCCCGAAACAGTCGTTGCCGGAACTCGGTAATCCGAGCATCGTTCCCCCGAGAGGAGGATGCGGCGAGTCGTAGGAAAGTCGTGACAACATTTTTGGCTACTACACTGGGGATTGGGGTAGCTCAACATGGCATTGCTACTCCACTAGGACTAGCTCAGAATTGGGGGACTCGTTCATTTATAAGGGAACGTTTCTTTGAGCCTGGATTGTCTCCGGAAGATGCAGTGCTTAGGATCAGGCAAACTGCTGAAGGGCTACATAGTATTAGGGACATGTTGGAGGCCATGGCTTGGAggtacctcatcttttacattcGCTTAAAGTCGGCTTATCTTTCTCAAGATTTGAAGAATGCAATGACTTTGGTGCCGGAAGTTAACCGAAAAGATTATGCCAAGACGGCCAATGAGTTGGTGGATAACATGGCAGAG TTGGATTATTATATTCGGACGCCAAAGGTGTATGAATCATACCTATTTTACGAGAAGACATTAAAATCAATAGATGATCTGGTGTTGTTGCTGGCCTAG
- the LOC112196498 gene encoding 2-hydroxy-palmitic acid dioxygenase mpo1 — MGKTGLFDLEKHFAFYGAYHSNPINIAIHMIFVWPIFFTALLLLYFTPSIFNVEFSLFGSHVFMAFNVGFLLTLIYSVFYFFLDHKAGSLAALLCFICWVGSSFLASRLGFSLSWKVVLVAQIVCWTGQFLGHGAFERRAPALLDNLAQAFIMAPFFVLLEALQSFFGYEPYPGFHAIVQAKVDAEITEWKETKQRLVS, encoded by the exons ATGGGGAAGACTGGATTGTTCGACCTTGAGAAGCACTTCGCTTTCTATGGAGCTTATCACAGCAATCCGATCAACATAGCGATACATATGATCTTCGTCTGGCCCATCTTCTTCACAGCTCTGTTGCTCCTCTATTTCACGCCATCCATATTCAACGTGGAGTTTTCACTGTTTGGGAGCCATGTCTTTATGGCTTTCAACGTCGGCTTCTTGTTGACTTTGATCTATTCCGTGTTTTACTTCTTTCTGGATCATAAAGCTGGTTCCTTGGCTGCTCTGCTTTGTTTTATTTGCTGGGTTGGCAGTAGTTTCCTTGCGAGTCGACTCGGGTTTTCGCTCTCTTGGAAG GTTGTTCTGGTGGCTCAGATAGTGTGTTGGACTGGACAGTTTCTTGGCCATGGGGCCTTTGAG AGACGGGCACCGGCTCTATTGGACAACCTTGCACAAGCATTTATAATGGctcctttctttgttttgttagaG GCTCTGCAAAGCTTCTTTGGCTATGAACCATACCCAGGGTTTCATGCAATAGTCCAGGCAAAAGTTGATGCTGAAATTACTGAATGGAAAGAAACGAAGCAGAGATTGGTCTCGTAA
- the LOC112196495 gene encoding cytochrome P450 704B1 isoform X1, with translation MGYLLWDSSSEDGCSKGWLMLACTVLLWIIIYRWSQRNRKGPKSWPLVGAAIEQLMNYNRMHDWLVKYLSESNSVVVPMPFTTYTYIADPANVEHVLKTNFANYPKGEVYQSYMQVLLGDGIFNSDGEIWRKQRKTASFEFASKNLRDFSTVVFRDYSLKLHSILSQASFQGQHVDMQELLMRMTLDSICKVGFGVEIGTLAPDLPDNQFAQAFDTANIIVTYRFIDPLWKIKKFLNWGSEALLDKSMKTIDDFTYSVIRKRKSEIKDAQQSSDKNLMKHDILSRFIELGEDPESNLTDKSLRDVVLNFVIAGRDTTATTLSWAIYMIMTHPEVAEKLYTELKTLEEEQAQEEKVSLLQYDKEDLESFNQRVKQFAGLMNYDSLGRLYYLHAVITETLRLYPAVPQDPKGILEDDVLPDGTKVRAGGMVTYVPYSMGRMEYNWGADAASFKPERWLNDGYFLNASPFKFTAFQAGPRICLGKDSAYLQMKMVLAILCRFFTFTLVPGHPVEYRMMTILSMKHGLKLTVARRSSDA, from the exons ATGGGATATCTTTTATGggattcttcttcagaagatggATGCAGTAAGGGATGGTTGATGCTAGCTTGCACGGTTTTGTTATGGATCATTATCTATAGATGGAGCCAGAGGAACAGAAAAGGTCCCAAATCATGGCCGTTAGTAGGAGCAGCAATTGAACAACTCATGAACTATAACAGAATGCATGATTGGCTTGTCAAGTACCTGTCCGAATCAAACTCTGTTGTTGTCCCAATGCCGTTCACAACTTACACTTACATTGCAGATCCAGCTAATGTAGAACATGTCCTCAAGACCAACTTTGCAAATTACCCAAAG GGTGAAGTGTACCAATCGTACATGCAAGTCCTGCTCGGAGACGGAATCTTCAATTCAGATGGAGAAATTTGGAGGAAACAGAGAAAGACTGCAAGCTTCGAATTTGCATCCAAGAATTTGAGGGACTTCAGCACTGTTGTCTTCAGAGATTACAGCCTAAAGCTCCATAGCATTCTGAGTCAAGCATCTTTTCAAGGCCAACATGTAGACATGCAG GAATTGCTGATGAGGATGACTCTGGACTCCATATGTAAGGTGGGATTTGGTGTAGAGATTGGAACCCTGGCTCCAGATCTACCAGATAATCAGTTTGCCCAGGCCTTCGACACTGCAAACATAATTGTCACATATCGATTCATTGATCCTCtatggaaaataaagaaattctTAAATTGGGGATCAGAAGCTTTACTTGACAAGAGCATGAAAACCATAGATGATTTTACATATTCTGTAATTCGGAAGAGGAAATCAGAGATAAAAGACGCTCAACAGAGTTCAGATAAAAACCTG ATGAAGCATGATATACTGTCAAGATTCATCGAGTTAGGTGAAGACCCAGAAAGCAACTTAACTGACAAAAGCCTCAGGGATGTTGTCCTCAACTTCGTAATAGCTGGTCGGGACACAACAGCAACCACTCTCTCATGGGCGATTTACATGATAATGACCCATCCCGAGGTAGCTGAGAAGCTATATACGGAGCTTAAGACTCTTGAAGAAGAACAAGCACAAGAAGAGAAAGTTTCATTACTCCAATATGACAAAGAGGACCTTGAATCATTCAATCAAAGAGTGAAACAATTTGCAGGACTCATGAACTATGATTCATTGGGGAGACTCTATTATTTGCATGCAGTCATCACAGAGACACTCCGTCTGTACCCTGCAGTCCCTCAG GACCCTAAAGGCATATTGGAAGATGATGTTCTACCAGATGGAACAAAAGTCAGAGCAGGAGGAATGGTGACCTATGTTCCCTATTCAATGGGTAGAATGGAGTACAATTGGGGTGCTGATGCTGCTTCATTTAAGCCAGAGAGATGGCTCAATGACGGTTACTTCTTAAATGCATCGCCATTTAAGTTCACCGCATTTCAG GCAGGACCAAGAATATGCCTAGGGAAGGACTCTGCATACCTCCAAATGAAGATGGTACTGGCCATTCTGTGCAGATTTTTCACATTCACTTTGGTTCCCGGTCATCCAGTTGAGTATAGGATGATGACAATTTTATCAATGAAGCATGGCTTGAAGCTTACAGTAGCCAGACGCTCATCAGATGCATGA
- the LOC112196500 gene encoding casparian strip membrane protein 1 — protein sequence MKAATVAAGPELPEGSEAHKPIPKVRVSRVLSVIDFILRVVAAVGTLASAIAMGTSRQTLPFVTRFVRFKANFKDLPTFTFFVIVNSIVCVYLVLSLPVSIVHIIWTGAVKSRITLVILDTAMLGLLTAGASSATAIVALAHYGSTPVNWFPFCRQFNNFCQRISGSLIGSFVAVVVIILLIILSSVAISRR from the exons ATGAAGGCAGCAACAGTAGCAGCAGGACCAGAACTACCCGAGGGTAGCGAAGCCCACAAACCAATCCCAAAAGTGAGGGTGAGCAGAGTGCTCTCTGTTATCGATTTCATTCTGCGAGTAGTTGCAGCCGTCGGAACACTAGCAAGTGCCATAGCCATGGGAACCAGCAGGCAAACACTTCCCTTTGTCACACGATTTGTTCGATTCAAGGCTAATTTCAAGGATCTTCCCACGTTCAC GTTCTTTGTGATTGTCAATTCAATTGTATGTGTCTACCTTGTGCTTTCACTTCCGGTGTCTATTGTCCACATAATCTGGACTGGAGCAGTGAAAAGTAGGATCACCTTGGTCATCTTAGACACG GCAATGCTGGGTCTTTTAACTGCTGGTGCATCCTCAGCAACAGCAATAGTGGCCCTGGCACACTATGGCAGCACCCCTGTCAATTGGTTTCCATTCTGCCGCCAATTCAACAACTTCTGTCAGCGCATTTCGGGCTCTCTGATCGGCTCGTTCGTCGCCGTTGTTGTGATCATACTGCTAATCATCTTGTCCTCTGTCGCAATCTCTCGCCGCTAG
- the LOC112196495 gene encoding cytochrome P450 704B1 isoform X2 translates to MGYLLWDSSSEDGCSKGWLMLACTVLLWIIIYRWSQRNRKGPKSWPLVGAAIEQLMNYNRMHDWLVKYLSESNSVVVPMPFTTYTYIADPANVEHVLKTNFANYPKGEVYQSYMQVLLGDGIFNSDGEIWRKQRKTASFEFASKNLRDFSTVVFRDYSLKLHSILSQASFQGQHVDMQELLMRMTLDSICKVGFGVEIGTLAPDLPDNQFAQAFDTANIIVTYRFIDPLWKIKKFLNWGSEALLDKSMKTIDDFTYSVIRKRKSEIKDAQQSSDKNLQMHHLNNPNLIQMKHDILSRFIELGEDPESNLTDKSLRDVVLNFVIAGRDTTATTLSWAIYMIMTHPEVAEKLYTELKTLEEEQAQEEKVSLLQYDKEDLESFNQRVKQFAGLMNYDSLGRLYYLHAVITETLRLYPAVPQDPKGILEDDVLPDGTKVRAGGMVTYVPYSMGRMEYNWGADAASFKPERWLNDGYFLNASPFKFTAFQAGPRICLGKDSAYLQMKMVLAILCRFFTFTLVPGHPVEYRMMTILSMKHGLKLTVARRSSDA, encoded by the exons ATGGGATATCTTTTATGggattcttcttcagaagatggATGCAGTAAGGGATGGTTGATGCTAGCTTGCACGGTTTTGTTATGGATCATTATCTATAGATGGAGCCAGAGGAACAGAAAAGGTCCCAAATCATGGCCGTTAGTAGGAGCAGCAATTGAACAACTCATGAACTATAACAGAATGCATGATTGGCTTGTCAAGTACCTGTCCGAATCAAACTCTGTTGTTGTCCCAATGCCGTTCACAACTTACACTTACATTGCAGATCCAGCTAATGTAGAACATGTCCTCAAGACCAACTTTGCAAATTACCCAAAG GGTGAAGTGTACCAATCGTACATGCAAGTCCTGCTCGGAGACGGAATCTTCAATTCAGATGGAGAAATTTGGAGGAAACAGAGAAAGACTGCAAGCTTCGAATTTGCATCCAAGAATTTGAGGGACTTCAGCACTGTTGTCTTCAGAGATTACAGCCTAAAGCTCCATAGCATTCTGAGTCAAGCATCTTTTCAAGGCCAACATGTAGACATGCAG GAATTGCTGATGAGGATGACTCTGGACTCCATATGTAAGGTGGGATTTGGTGTAGAGATTGGAACCCTGGCTCCAGATCTACCAGATAATCAGTTTGCCCAGGCCTTCGACACTGCAAACATAATTGTCACATATCGATTCATTGATCCTCtatggaaaataaagaaattctTAAATTGGGGATCAGAAGCTTTACTTGACAAGAGCATGAAAACCATAGATGATTTTACATATTCTGTAATTCGGAAGAGGAAATCAGAGATAAAAGACGCTCAACAGAGTTCAGATAAAAACCTG CAAATGCATCATTTAAATAACCCAAATCTTATACAGATGAAGCATGATATACTGTCAAGATTCATCGAGTTAGGTGAAGACCCAGAAAGCAACTTAACTGACAAAAGCCTCAGGGATGTTGTCCTCAACTTCGTAATAGCTGGTCGGGACACAACAGCAACCACTCTCTCATGGGCGATTTACATGATAATGACCCATCCCGAGGTAGCTGAGAAGCTATATACGGAGCTTAAGACTCTTGAAGAAGAACAAGCACAAGAAGAGAAAGTTTCATTACTCCAATATGACAAAGAGGACCTTGAATCATTCAATCAAAGAGTGAAACAATTTGCAGGACTCATGAACTATGATTCATTGGGGAGACTCTATTATTTGCATGCAGTCATCACAGAGACACTCCGTCTGTACCCTGCAGTCCCTCAG GACCCTAAAGGCATATTGGAAGATGATGTTCTACCAGATGGAACAAAAGTCAGAGCAGGAGGAATGGTGACCTATGTTCCCTATTCAATGGGTAGAATGGAGTACAATTGGGGTGCTGATGCTGCTTCATTTAAGCCAGAGAGATGGCTCAATGACGGTTACTTCTTAAATGCATCGCCATTTAAGTTCACCGCATTTCAG GCAGGACCAAGAATATGCCTAGGGAAGGACTCTGCATACCTCCAAATGAAGATGGTACTGGCCATTCTGTGCAGATTTTTCACATTCACTTTGGTTCCCGGTCATCCAGTTGAGTATAGGATGATGACAATTTTATCAATGAAGCATGGCTTGAAGCTTACAGTAGCCAGACGCTCATCAGATGCATGA
- the LOC121052883 gene encoding uncharacterized protein LOC121052883 has product MGWLKCNTDAAFVSQKRRGSTGLAFREHGGQVRAMATRPLQAIVSPFHTEFLALFEGTKMAEGLGYNRTDCSVLAAVVNQAEGDISMFRFVLDDLKAHLQNHVEFKVVFAPCEANKVAYTLATKALNASVSQHGLVHSK; this is encoded by the coding sequence ATGGGATGGCTAAAATGCAATACTGATGCTGCCTTTGTTTCGCAAAAAAGAAGGGGAAGTACGGGCTTGGCGTTCAGAGAACATGGGGGGCAGGTCCGAGCTATGGCAACACGGCCATTGCAGGCTATTGTTTCACCATTCCATACCGAGTTTCTTGCTTTGTTTGAGGGGACAAAAATGGCAGAAGGATTGGGATATAACCGAACTGACTGCTCTGTGCTGGCAGCAGTAGTGAACCAAGCAGAGGGTGATATATCCATGTTTAGATTTGTCCTTGACGATTTGAAGGCTCATTTACAGAATCATGTAGAGTTTAAGGTAGTTTTTGCACCTTGTGAGGCAAATAAGGTAGCATATACTCTTGCTACTAAAGCTCTAAATGCTAGTGTTAGCCAACATGGTTTGGTACATTCTAAATGA